In the Kitasatospora terrestris genome, one interval contains:
- a CDS encoding bifunctional metallophosphatase/5'-nucleotidase, producing the protein MPLNRRDFVTRSAATAAGAALAGGASVAAAAPASAAGAESAPGKAKAKQTFTVMGTTDLHGRVLNWDYFTDAEYDDKAHNDVGLAKISTLVQQIRKEKGCERTLLIDAGDIIQGTQLTYYFARVEPITAEKNPPKHPMAAAMNAIGYDAAALGNHEFNYGIPVVRAFEEQLDFPLLGANALYAKNEKPAFPPYVIKELHLGHGRPLRVGILGLTNPGIAIWDKANVQGQMVFPGIVEMAKKYVPRMKAAGADVVVVSAHSGIDEPSSYGDQLPWPEDASGEMAATVPDIDAVLVGHTHKEVAQRLVANTATGKNVVLSEPLCWAQRLSCFDFEVEFAKGHWTVTSVTSRVLNSNTVPEDPKIVKLIADQHKKVVAYVNQVIGTCKAELSIAEARFKDVPIIDLIGRVQADTVKAALAGGQYADLPVLAQAAPFNRTAVIPAGEVKLRDAAGLYIYENTLEARILTGAQIKDYLEYSAKYFAQLAPGDPVNLDTLTNQAGNTPDYNYDAVYGVSYDIDLTQPVGSRIVNLSYGGKPVDPAAQFVLAVNNYRANGGGNFPHVASATKVWANSDEIRNTMIAWVKAEGVIDPADFGGVTWRLVRAGVPLFS; encoded by the coding sequence ATGCCCCTGAACCGCCGTGACTTCGTCACCCGCTCCGCCGCCACCGCGGCCGGTGCCGCCCTGGCCGGCGGCGCGTCGGTCGCCGCCGCGGCCCCCGCTTCGGCGGCCGGTGCCGAGTCCGCGCCCGGCAAGGCGAAGGCCAAGCAGACCTTCACCGTCATGGGCACCACCGACCTGCACGGCCGCGTCCTCAACTGGGACTACTTCACCGACGCCGAGTACGACGACAAGGCGCACAACGACGTCGGCCTGGCCAAGATCTCCACCCTGGTCCAGCAGATCCGCAAGGAGAAGGGCTGCGAGCGCACCCTGCTGATCGACGCCGGCGACATCATCCAGGGCACCCAGCTCACCTACTACTTCGCCCGGGTCGAGCCGATCACCGCGGAGAAGAACCCGCCGAAGCACCCGATGGCCGCGGCGATGAACGCCATCGGCTACGACGCCGCCGCCCTCGGCAACCACGAGTTCAACTACGGCATCCCGGTCGTGCGCGCCTTCGAGGAGCAGCTGGACTTCCCGCTGCTCGGCGCCAACGCGCTGTACGCCAAGAACGAGAAGCCGGCCTTCCCGCCGTACGTGATCAAGGAGCTGCACCTCGGCCACGGCCGGCCGCTGCGGGTCGGCATCCTGGGCCTGACCAACCCGGGCATCGCGATCTGGGACAAGGCCAACGTCCAGGGCCAGATGGTCTTCCCGGGCATCGTGGAGATGGCGAAGAAGTACGTGCCGCGGATGAAGGCCGCCGGCGCGGACGTGGTCGTCGTGTCGGCGCACTCCGGCATCGACGAGCCCTCCTCCTACGGCGACCAGCTGCCCTGGCCCGAGGACGCCTCGGGGGAGATGGCGGCCACCGTGCCGGACATCGACGCGGTCCTGGTCGGCCACACCCACAAGGAGGTCGCGCAGCGCCTGGTCGCCAACACCGCCACCGGCAAGAACGTGGTGCTCTCCGAGCCGCTGTGCTGGGCCCAGCGCCTGTCCTGCTTCGACTTCGAGGTGGAGTTCGCCAAGGGCCACTGGACGGTCACCTCGGTCACCTCCCGGGTGCTGAACTCCAACACCGTCCCGGAGGACCCGAAGATCGTCAAGCTGATCGCCGACCAGCACAAGAAGGTCGTCGCGTACGTCAACCAGGTGATCGGCACCTGCAAGGCCGAACTCTCGATCGCCGAGGCCCGGTTCAAGGACGTCCCGATCATCGACCTGATCGGCCGGGTGCAGGCCGACACGGTGAAGGCGGCGCTGGCCGGCGGCCAGTACGCCGACCTGCCGGTGCTGGCCCAGGCCGCGCCGTTCAACCGCACCGCGGTCATCCCGGCCGGCGAGGTCAAGCTGCGCGACGCGGCCGGCCTGTACATCTACGAGAACACCCTGGAGGCCCGGATCCTGACGGGTGCCCAGATCAAGGACTACCTGGAGTACTCGGCGAAGTACTTCGCCCAGCTGGCCCCGGGCGACCCGGTCAACCTGGACACGCTCACCAACCAGGCCGGCAACACCCCCGACTACAACTACGACGCGGTGTACGGCGTCTCGTACGACATCGACCTGACCCAGCCGGTCGGCTCGCGGATCGTCAACCTGTCGTACGGCGGCAAGCCGGTCGACCCGGCCGCGCAGTTCGTGCTCGCGGTCAACAACTACCGGGCCAACGGCGGCGGCAACTTCCCGCACGTGGCGAGCGCGACCAAGGTGTGGGCGAACTCGGACGAGATCCGCAACACCATGATCGCCTGGGTGAAGGCCGAGGGGGTCATCGACCCGGCCGACTTCGGCGGCGTCACCTGGCGCCTGGTCCGCGCGGGCGTCCCGCTGTTCTCCTGA
- a CDS encoding GNAT family N-acetyltransferase: protein MIETERLVVRLWEPSERERAFDIYSRWEVARWLGAEPRALQEPAEADALIGRFRDRSADPRYGLWAVEVRETAVVAGTVLLMPLPGGDGEVEVGWHLHPDSWGHGYATEAARAVVAKGFADGLPAIHAVVRPGNEPSAAVCRRLGMAPVGRTDRFYGVEFEEFLLKRPQ from the coding sequence GTGATCGAGACCGAGCGACTGGTCGTCCGGCTCTGGGAGCCGTCGGAGCGGGAGCGGGCGTTCGACATCTACTCGCGCTGGGAGGTGGCCCGCTGGCTCGGCGCCGAGCCGCGGGCGCTGCAGGAGCCGGCGGAGGCGGACGCCCTGATCGGGCGGTTCCGGGACCGCTCGGCGGACCCCCGGTACGGCCTGTGGGCGGTGGAGGTCCGGGAGACCGCCGTGGTCGCGGGCACCGTGCTGCTGATGCCGCTGCCGGGCGGGGACGGCGAGGTGGAGGTCGGCTGGCACCTGCACCCGGACTCGTGGGGGCACGGCTACGCGACCGAGGCGGCGCGGGCCGTGGTGGCCAAGGGCTTCGCGGACGGCCTCCCGGCGATCCACGCGGTGGTCCGGCCGGGCAACGAGCCGTCCGCCGCGGTCTGCCGCCGGCTCGGCATGGCACCGGTGGGCCGCACCGACCGCTTCTACGGCGTGGAGTTCGAGGAGTTCCTGCTCAAGCGGCCTCAGTAG
- a CDS encoding MFS transporter, whose translation MTTAILGRRPRVHGRHHLLGAHLIDSLGSGLLLAFTVVWFARTTDLTLTAVGAAISLARLLALPTAVLTGPLVDRYGARPVAAWANAGSALAYTGFLGARQLWQIVTVVLLAQIGTAAYWTASTGLVVLAAEPGQRPRWFALIGSLRNAGLAVGGALGALLLAVGGTDGLRLTVLLNALSYAVAAGLLLAWRPVATPPAARAAAAGGYRTVLRDRRYLLLVAVNLAFVFASLVLGLLLAVYLTEGLHRPAWLAGSLLVFNSAQVVLTQTTVARLLRRYRPTRVVAAGSLLNVLAFAGFAAVAAAPGWAVLAGVFAAMLVYNLAETVATPYTEELTVRLAEPGLRGRYLAVNQLAWTLGQALAPGLFTLLLGLGPAWPWVFLGALGLAAVPGLLLLERLGVPTEAA comes from the coding sequence ATGACCACCGCGATCCTCGGCCGGCGACCGCGCGTCCACGGCCGGCACCACCTGCTCGGCGCCCACCTGATCGACAGTCTGGGCAGCGGCCTGCTCCTGGCCTTCACCGTCGTCTGGTTCGCCCGCACCACCGACCTGACGCTGACCGCGGTCGGCGCCGCGATCAGCCTCGCCCGGCTGCTCGCCCTGCCCACCGCCGTCCTCACCGGCCCGCTGGTCGACCGGTACGGCGCCCGCCCGGTCGCCGCCTGGGCCAACGCCGGCTCCGCGCTCGCCTACACGGGCTTCCTCGGCGCCCGGCAGCTCTGGCAGATCGTCACCGTGGTGCTGCTCGCCCAGATCGGCACCGCCGCGTACTGGACCGCCTCCACCGGACTGGTCGTGCTCGCCGCCGAGCCCGGGCAGCGCCCCCGCTGGTTCGCCCTGATCGGCTCGCTGCGCAACGCGGGCCTCGCGGTCGGCGGAGCGCTCGGCGCCCTGCTGCTCGCCGTCGGCGGGACGGACGGCCTGCGGCTCACCGTGCTGCTGAACGCGCTCAGCTACGCCGTGGCGGCCGGCCTGCTGCTCGCCTGGCGCCCGGTCGCCACCCCGCCCGCCGCACGGGCCGCCGCCGCGGGCGGCTACCGGACCGTGCTGCGCGACCGCCGCTACCTGCTACTGGTCGCGGTCAACCTGGCATTCGTCTTCGCCTCGCTGGTGCTCGGCCTGCTGCTCGCCGTCTACCTCACCGAGGGCCTGCACCGCCCGGCGTGGCTGGCCGGCTCGCTGCTGGTGTTCAACAGCGCCCAGGTGGTGCTCACCCAGACCACCGTCGCCCGGCTGCTCAGGCGGTACCGGCCGACCCGGGTGGTGGCCGCCGGGTCGCTGCTCAACGTGCTGGCCTTCGCCGGCTTCGCCGCGGTCGCCGCCGCGCCCGGCTGGGCCGTGCTCGCCGGGGTGTTCGCCGCGATGCTGGTCTACAACCTCGCCGAGACGGTGGCCACCCCGTACACCGAGGAGCTCACCGTCCGGCTCGCCGAACCCGGGCTGCGCGGCCGCTACCTCGCCGTCAACCAGCTCGCCTGGACGCTCGGGCAGGCCCTCGCGCCGGGCCTGTTCACCCTGCTGCTCGGCCTGGGACCGGCGTGGCCGTGGGTCTTCCTCGGGGCGCTGGGCCTGGCCGCGGTGCCCGGACTGCTGCTGCTGGAACGCCTCGGCGTGCCTACTGAGGCCGCTTGA
- a CDS encoding DUF5937 family protein encodes MLSWEFSAADLALTRFAHSPLWEVVTSLQVLKEPGAHAVHLPWVRTARAALADVEFGLLSALVPVPSVAVPDFLTPVPAGYAPTLDEELAQLLATPPEQVRADLAGLDAPAALLADPAAGLERLAAEIRAYFAAALEPSWPRIRRLVEGEVLRRARQMSTGGPAALFADLHPRVAWADGTLRIAHRWYRAERRLDGGRGLVLVPAVFAWPGVWSQAEPPYRPGLVYPPAGVATLWESAPAAPAALAGVLGETRARLLAALGSPASTTELAARLGLSAPNASHHLTALTAAGLLARHRTGRTVLYLRTAVAEHWLTAGSLN; translated from the coding sequence GTGCTCAGCTGGGAGTTCTCGGCGGCCGACCTGGCGCTGACCCGGTTCGCCCACTCGCCGCTGTGGGAGGTGGTGACCAGCCTCCAGGTGCTCAAGGAGCCGGGGGCGCACGCCGTCCACCTGCCCTGGGTGCGGACCGCCCGCGCGGCCCTGGCGGACGTCGAGTTCGGGCTGCTGTCGGCGCTGGTGCCGGTCCCGAGCGTCGCGGTGCCGGACTTCCTCACGCCGGTGCCCGCCGGATACGCCCCCACCCTGGACGAGGAGTTGGCGCAGCTCCTGGCCACCCCGCCGGAGCAGGTGCGGGCCGACCTGGCGGGCCTCGACGCGCCCGCCGCGCTGCTCGCCGATCCGGCGGCCGGCCTGGAGCGGCTCGCGGCCGAGATCCGCGCCTACTTCGCGGCGGCGCTGGAGCCCTCCTGGCCGCGGATCCGGCGGCTGGTGGAGGGCGAAGTGCTGCGCCGGGCCCGGCAGATGTCCACCGGCGGCCCGGCGGCGCTCTTCGCGGACCTGCACCCGCGGGTGGCCTGGGCCGACGGCACGCTGCGGATCGCCCACCGCTGGTACCGCGCCGAACGGCGGCTGGACGGCGGGCGGGGGCTGGTCCTGGTGCCGGCGGTGTTCGCCTGGCCCGGCGTCTGGTCGCAGGCCGAGCCGCCGTACCGGCCCGGCCTGGTCTACCCGCCCGCGGGGGTGGCGACCCTGTGGGAGAGCGCCCCTGCCGCCCCGGCGGCGCTCGCCGGCGTGCTCGGGGAGACCCGCGCCCGTCTGCTGGCCGCGCTCGGCTCCCCCGCCTCGACCACCGAACTCGCCGCCCGCCTGGGCCTGTCCGCGCCGAACGCCTCCCACCACCTGACCGCGCTGACCGCCGCCGGCCTGTTGGCCCGCCACCGCACCGGCCGCACCGTCCTCTACCTGCGCACCGCCGTCGCCGAGCACTGGCTCACCGCCGGAAGCCTCAACTGA
- a CDS encoding NAD-dependent epimerase/dehydratase family protein produces the protein MSTHLVIGAGPVGSAAARLLAERGEQVTVATRGGRTALPLPEGVRRIRLDAADPTALTEAARGADVLYNCANPAYHRWASDWPPIAAALLAAAESSGAVLATVGNLYGYGAVDGPMTETTPLRPNSEKGRIRARMWQDAEELHRAGRIRATEVRSSDYLGAGAVGVLDSRAFKRVLAGKPVQVLGDPDAPHTWAYTGDAARLLVAAAADERAWGRAWHTPSGPPRSQRQVLADLAAAAGRPEVKVGRMPGPVLALAGLFNPAARAVRETVYQFERPFVAESAATEAHFGFGPTPWDEVLADTLRGVS, from the coding sequence ATGAGCACCCACCTGGTCATCGGCGCCGGACCGGTCGGCAGCGCGGCCGCCCGGCTGCTCGCCGAGCGCGGCGAGCAGGTCACCGTCGCCACCCGCGGCGGCCGCACCGCGCTGCCGCTGCCCGAGGGCGTCCGCCGGATCCGGCTGGACGCGGCGGACCCGACCGCCCTCACCGAGGCGGCACGCGGCGCCGACGTGCTCTACAACTGCGCCAACCCCGCCTACCACCGCTGGGCGAGCGACTGGCCGCCGATCGCCGCCGCGCTGCTGGCCGCCGCCGAGAGCAGCGGCGCGGTGCTGGCGACGGTGGGCAACCTGTACGGCTACGGCGCCGTCGACGGGCCGATGACGGAGACCACCCCGCTGCGGCCGAACTCGGAGAAGGGCCGGATCCGGGCCCGGATGTGGCAGGACGCGGAGGAGCTCCACCGGGCGGGGCGGATCCGCGCGACCGAGGTGCGCTCGTCCGACTACCTGGGCGCCGGTGCGGTCGGCGTGCTCGACAGCCGGGCATTCAAGCGGGTGCTGGCCGGGAAGCCGGTCCAGGTGCTGGGCGACCCGGACGCGCCGCACACCTGGGCGTACACCGGGGACGCGGCCCGGCTGCTGGTCGCCGCCGCGGCCGACGAGCGGGCCTGGGGGCGGGCGTGGCACACCCCGAGCGGGCCGCCGCGCAGCCAGCGCCAGGTCCTCGCCGACCTGGCCGCGGCCGCCGGGCGCCCCGAGGTGAAGGTCGGCCGGATGCCGGGCCCGGTGCTGGCGCTGGCCGGCCTGTTCAACCCGGCGGCGCGGGCCGTCCGGGAGACGGTCTACCAGTTCGAGCGGCCGTTCGTCGCCGAGTCCGCGGCCACCGAGGCGCACTTCGGGTTCGGGCCGACCCCGTGGGACGAGGTGCTCGCCGACACCCTGAGGGGGGTCAGTTGA
- a CDS encoding TetR/AcrR family transcriptional regulator → MSTSPKAPTARERARIELTRDIKESARRQLAEHGPAGLSLRAVARDLGLVSASALYRYFPGRDALLTALIADSYDALGDAAEQAATGPAPLLERWVAIGHAVREWALAHPHEYALIHGSPVPGYAAPEDTVAPGVRLPYLIGGLFSEAAATGRYRPAAHPPADGAVHDALRPLLDRLPPDTPADAVVAGLSAWTYLTGTLSLELFGHRTRIIADPRTYFDHELRRLGTVLGLT, encoded by the coding sequence ATGTCCACCTCGCCGAAGGCCCCCACCGCCCGCGAACGGGCCAGGATCGAACTCACCAGGGACATCAAGGAATCCGCCCGCCGGCAACTCGCCGAGCACGGCCCCGCCGGACTCTCCCTGCGCGCCGTCGCCCGCGACCTCGGCCTGGTCTCCGCCTCCGCGCTCTACCGCTACTTCCCCGGCCGGGACGCCCTGCTCACCGCGCTGATCGCCGACTCCTACGACGCCCTCGGCGACGCCGCCGAGCAGGCCGCCACCGGGCCCGCGCCCCTGCTGGAGCGCTGGGTCGCGATCGGGCACGCCGTCCGCGAGTGGGCACTCGCCCACCCGCACGAGTACGCGCTGATCCACGGCTCGCCCGTCCCCGGCTACGCCGCCCCGGAGGACACCGTCGCCCCGGGCGTCCGACTGCCCTACCTGATCGGCGGGCTCTTCTCCGAAGCCGCCGCGACCGGCCGCTACCGCCCCGCGGCCCACCCGCCCGCCGACGGAGCCGTCCACGACGCGCTCCGCCCCCTGCTCGACCGCCTGCCCCCCGACACCCCCGCCGACGCCGTCGTCGCCGGCCTCTCCGCCTGGACCTACCTGACCGGCACCCTCTCCCTCGAACTCTTCGGCCACCGCACCCGCATCATCGCCGACCCCCGCACCTACTTCGACCACGAACTCCGCCGCCTCGGCACCGTCCTCGGCCTCACCTGA
- a CDS encoding aldehyde dehydrogenase family protein, whose protein sequence is MSSFADLAQQYIDGQWRSGTGSWDIVDLNPYSGEKLASITVATAEEIDLAYRAAERTQRGWARLNPYARRLVFERALRLIEEREEEITRTIIAELGGTHLKAGFELALTKDMLRECMQLSLRAEGRILPSPTDGKENRLYRLPVGVVGVISPFNFPLFLSMKAVAPALALGNGVVLKPHQDAPVTGGTLIARIFEDAGLPAGLLNVVLTDIAEIGDAFIEHPVPKVISFTGSDSVGRHVATVAASHFKRTVLELGGNSALVVLDDADVDYAVDAAVFSRFAHQGQVCMAANRVLVDRSLIAEFTEKFVAKVAALKVGDPQDPATQLGPLINTAQADAITAQVDRAVADGATVLLRGATVGALVDPVVLTDLPADAEILRREIFGPVVLLVPFDGEEEAVRIANDTPFGLSGAVHTGDVERGVRFAQRIETGMIHINDGTIHDEPVVPFGGEKNSGVGRLNGEATVDAFTTLKWISIQHGRSRFPF, encoded by the coding sequence ATGTCCTCCTTCGCGGACCTCGCACAGCAGTACATCGACGGCCAATGGCGCTCCGGCACCGGCTCCTGGGACATCGTCGACCTCAACCCGTACAGCGGGGAGAAGCTCGCCTCCATCACCGTCGCCACCGCCGAGGAGATCGACCTCGCCTACCGCGCCGCCGAACGCACCCAGCGCGGCTGGGCCCGGCTCAACCCGTACGCGCGGCGGCTGGTCTTCGAACGGGCCCTGCGCCTGATCGAGGAGCGCGAGGAGGAGATCACCCGCACCATCATCGCCGAGCTCGGCGGCACCCACCTGAAGGCCGGCTTCGAACTCGCCCTCACCAAGGACATGCTGCGCGAATGCATGCAGCTGTCGCTGCGGGCCGAGGGCCGGATCCTGCCCTCGCCCACGGACGGCAAGGAGAACCGGCTCTACCGGCTGCCGGTCGGCGTCGTCGGCGTGATCAGCCCGTTCAACTTCCCGCTGTTCCTGTCGATGAAGGCCGTCGCACCCGCGCTCGCCCTCGGCAACGGCGTGGTGCTCAAGCCCCACCAGGACGCCCCCGTCACCGGCGGCACCCTGATCGCCAGGATCTTCGAGGACGCCGGACTGCCGGCCGGCCTGCTGAACGTCGTCCTGACGGACATCGCGGAGATCGGCGACGCCTTCATCGAGCACCCCGTGCCCAAGGTGATCTCCTTCACCGGCTCCGACTCGGTCGGGCGGCACGTCGCGACCGTCGCCGCGAGCCACTTCAAGCGGACCGTGCTCGAACTCGGCGGCAACAGCGCGCTCGTCGTCCTCGACGACGCGGACGTCGACTACGCCGTCGACGCCGCCGTGTTCAGCCGCTTCGCCCACCAGGGACAGGTCTGCATGGCCGCCAACCGGGTGCTCGTCGACCGCTCGCTGATCGCCGAATTCACCGAGAAGTTCGTCGCCAAGGTCGCCGCGCTCAAGGTCGGCGACCCCCAGGACCCGGCCACGCAGCTCGGACCGCTGATCAACACCGCCCAGGCGGACGCGATCACCGCACAGGTCGACCGGGCGGTGGCGGACGGGGCGACCGTACTGCTGCGCGGCGCGACCGTGGGGGCGCTCGTCGACCCGGTCGTGCTCACCGACCTGCCGGCGGACGCCGAGATCCTGCGGCGGGAGATCTTCGGGCCGGTGGTGCTGCTGGTGCCGTTCGACGGCGAGGAGGAGGCGGTCCGGATCGCCAACGACACGCCGTTCGGGCTGTCGGGCGCGGTGCACACCGGGGACGTCGAGCGGGGGGTGCGATTCGCGCAGCGGATCGAGACCGGGATGATCCACATCAACGACGGGACCATCCACGACGAGCCGGTCGTCCCGTTCGGAGGCGAGAAGAACTCCGGCGTCGGACGGCTCAACGGCGAGGCGACGGTGGACGCCTTCACCACGCTGAAGTGGATATCCATCCAGCACGGGCGCTCCCGCTTCCCGTTCTGA
- a CDS encoding helix-turn-helix transcriptional regulator: protein MTGVQTGGGATARRMLLGSHLRRLREAHGVSREDAGYSIRASESKISRMELGRVAFKVRDVADLLTLYGLADGTEREALLALVGEANAPAWWQGLTDAVPSWFQQYLGLEEAADRIRGYEVQFVPGLLQTEAYARAVMRAGSPSASEEELDRRVAVRLGRQRRFLADDVTARVDLIVDETALRRACGGPEVMSAQLEHLLALAERPWLTLRVLPLGMGALAADSGAFTVLGFPEDDLPDVVYLEQFTTALYLDKPVEVAEYAEALDRLAEAAVVGGPARDLVRRVLRES from the coding sequence ATGACGGGCGTACAGACCGGTGGTGGTGCCACCGCGCGCCGGATGCTGCTCGGTTCGCACCTGCGGAGGCTGCGCGAGGCCCACGGCGTCAGCCGGGAGGACGCCGGGTACTCGATCCGCGCCTCCGAGTCGAAGATCAGCCGGATGGAGCTCGGCCGGGTCGCCTTCAAGGTCCGCGACGTCGCCGACCTGCTGACCCTCTACGGGCTCGCCGACGGCACCGAGCGCGAGGCGCTGCTCGCCCTGGTCGGCGAGGCCAACGCCCCCGCCTGGTGGCAGGGGCTGACGGACGCGGTGCCGTCCTGGTTCCAGCAGTACCTCGGCCTGGAGGAGGCCGCCGACCGGATCCGCGGGTACGAGGTCCAGTTCGTCCCCGGGCTGTTGCAGACCGAGGCGTACGCGCGCGCCGTGATGCGGGCCGGCAGCCCGTCCGCGAGCGAGGAGGAGCTGGACCGGCGGGTCGCCGTCCGGCTCGGCCGGCAGCGGCGCTTCCTCGCCGACGACGTCACCGCCCGGGTCGACCTGATCGTGGACGAGACCGCGCTGCGTCGCGCCTGCGGCGGCCCCGAGGTGATGAGCGCGCAGCTGGAGCACCTGCTGGCGCTGGCCGAACGGCCCTGGCTGACCCTGCGCGTGCTGCCGCTCGGCATGGGCGCGCTGGCCGCCGACAGCGGCGCCTTCACGGTGCTCGGCTTCCCCGAGGACGACCTGCCCGACGTGGTCTACCTGGAGCAGTTCACCACCGCCCTCTACCTGGACAAACCCGTCGAGGTCGCCGAGTACGCCGAGGCGCTCGACCGGCTGGCCGAGGCCGCCGTGGTCGGCGGGCCGGCCCGGGATCTTGTCCGGAGGGTGCTCCGGGAGAGCTGA
- a CDS encoding glutamate synthase subunit beta — translation MADPKGFLTTPKQLAERRPVDVRLRDWNEVYVERSLLPIITKQAGRCMDCGIPFCHNGCPLGNLIPEWNDLAFRDDWSGAIERLHATNNFPEFTGRLCPAPCESACVLGINQDAVTIKNVEVTIIDKAWDGGGVTPQVPERLSGKTVAVVGSGPAGLAAAQQLTRAGHTVVVYERADRIGGLLRYGIPEFKMEKRHINRRIEQMRAEGTRFRTGVHVGEDITGQDLRSRFDAVVIAAGATTARDLPAPGRELKGIHQAMEYLPLANKVQEGDYVDSPISAKGKHVVVIGGGDTGADCVGTAHRQGAASVTQLEIMPRPSDERPGHQPWPTMPMTYKVTSAHEEGGERIYSVNTTHFSGDEEGNVQELHLVEVEFKDGRFEPVPGTERAIPAQLVTLAMGFTGTDVKNGLVEQLGVDLDARGNVARDGKFATNVDGVYVCGDAGRGQSLIVWAIAEGRSAAAAVDKFLGGKTPLPAPIRPTDRPLVV, via the coding sequence ATGGCTGACCCCAAGGGCTTCCTGACCACGCCCAAGCAGCTGGCGGAGCGCCGTCCGGTGGACGTCCGGCTCCGTGACTGGAACGAGGTCTACGTCGAGCGCAGCCTCCTTCCGATCATCACCAAGCAGGCCGGCCGCTGCATGGACTGCGGCATCCCGTTCTGCCACAACGGCTGCCCGCTCGGGAACCTCATCCCCGAGTGGAACGACCTGGCCTTCCGGGACGACTGGTCCGGTGCGATCGAGCGCCTCCACGCGACCAACAACTTCCCGGAGTTCACCGGTCGCCTGTGCCCCGCTCCCTGCGAGTCGGCCTGCGTGCTGGGGATCAACCAGGACGCGGTGACCATCAAGAACGTCGAGGTCACCATCATCGACAAGGCCTGGGACGGCGGCGGGGTCACCCCGCAGGTCCCGGAGCGGCTGTCCGGCAAGACCGTCGCCGTGGTCGGCTCCGGCCCGGCCGGTCTGGCCGCCGCCCAGCAGCTCACCCGGGCCGGCCACACCGTGGTGGTGTACGAGCGCGCCGACCGCATCGGCGGCCTGCTGCGCTACGGCATCCCCGAGTTCAAGATGGAGAAGCGCCACATCAACCGCCGCATCGAGCAGATGCGCGCGGAGGGCACCCGGTTCCGCACCGGCGTCCACGTGGGCGAGGACATCACCGGCCAGGACCTGCGCTCGCGCTTCGACGCGGTCGTCATCGCGGCGGGTGCGACCACCGCGCGCGACCTGCCCGCCCCGGGCCGCGAGCTCAAGGGCATCCACCAGGCCATGGAGTACCTGCCGCTGGCCAACAAGGTGCAGGAGGGCGACTACGTCGACTCCCCGATCAGCGCCAAGGGCAAGCACGTGGTGGTCATCGGCGGCGGCGACACCGGCGCGGACTGCGTCGGCACCGCCCACCGCCAGGGCGCGGCCTCGGTCACCCAGCTGGAGATCATGCCGCGGCCGAGCGACGAGCGCCCCGGCCACCAGCCCTGGCCGACCATGCCGATGACCTACAAGGTCACCTCGGCCCACGAGGAGGGCGGCGAGCGGATCTACTCCGTCAACACCACCCACTTCAGCGGCGACGAGGAGGGCAACGTCCAGGAGCTGCACCTGGTCGAGGTGGAGTTCAAGGACGGCCGCTTCGAGCCCGTCCCCGGCACCGAGCGCGCCATCCCGGCCCAGCTGGTCACCCTGGCCATGGGCTTCACCGGCACGGACGTCAAGAACGGCCTGGTGGAGCAGCTTGGCGTCGACCTGGACGCTCGGGGTAATGTGGCCCGCGACGGAAAGTTCGCCACCAACGTGGACGGCGTGTACGTCTGCGGCGACGCGGGCCGCGGACAGTCGCTGATCGTCTGGGCCATCGCGGAGGGCCGCTCGGCCGCCGCGGCGGTCGACAAGTTCCTGGGTGGCAAGACCCCGCTGCCCGCCCCGATCCGCCCGACGGACCGCCCCCTGGTGGTCTGA